Proteins from a single region of Apostichopus japonicus isolate 1M-3 chromosome 21, ASM3797524v1, whole genome shotgun sequence:
- the LOC139962613 gene encoding large ribosomal subunit protein uL13-like yields MILLFAIMSSFHKLLIIDGSGHLMGRLASIVAKNLLQGQRIVVLRCERINISGGFYRNKLKYLQFLRKRTNTKPSRGPYHFRSPSRIFWRVVRGMLPHKKHRGKEALERLKVFEGMPPPYDKKKRFVVPQALRYLRLKPGRKFCVLGRLSREVGWNYGDIVEALEDKRKSKSMVFFKKAQAERKLRVQATKNVAKKIERLQKVIEAFGAR; encoded by the exons CTTCTAATCATCGATGGCAGCGGCCATCTTATGGGTCGCCTTGCCTCCATAGTGGCAAAGAATCTGCTACAAG GTCAAAGGATTGTGGTTCTACGATGTGAACGTATCAACATCTCAGGTGGCTTCTACAGGAACAAAT TGAAGTACCTGCAGTTTCTCAGGAAAAGGACAAACACCAAGCCCTCACGTGGTCCGTACCATTTCCGCTCTCCGAGCAGAATTTTCTGGAGAGTTGTGCGTG GTATGTTGCCACACAAGAAACACAGGGGTAAGGAAGCTTTGGAGCGCCTGAAGGTCTTTGAGGGAATGCCTCCGCCATACGACAAG AAAAAGAGGTTTGTGGTTCCTCAAGCACTCAGGTACTTGAGACTGAAGCCAGGCCGTAAG TTTTGTGTTCTTGGGCGATTGTCCAGGGAAGTGGGCTGGAATTACGGAGATATTGTGGAAGCTCTAGAGGACAAGAGGAAATCAAAGTCCATGGTGTTCTTCAAGAAGGCACAAGCAGAGAGG AAACTCCGTGTTCAAGCGACCAAGAATGTTGCTAAGAAAATAGAGAGATTGCAGAAAGTCATTGAGGCCTTTGGTGCCCGATGA